The genomic interval GCCTGCTCACAGATAGCTTACGGCTGGAGAGCTCCATTGCCGGACAggtaaggaagaggagaaggagaaggaggaagaggaaaaggaagagggtgTTGACCTTAGGAGGGAGAGATGTGAGCTGcagattagaaaagacaacaatgtccATAATCCCCAATCCAAGGTATACATGGTGGCTAGAGGAGTATGTGATTTGCGGCCCAAATGTGTAACATTCCCAAATGGGAGTGTGATCAATGGGAGTCTCTTCCTCTGTCATGGCCTTCTTCCCAGATGACAAAGGGTTAACCCTTTGGGAAGGGGTCCTGTCACTTTGTGGGGAGAGTTGACCTCAATGGTGGTGTGAGGGCAACTGTCCAATCCGATGGTCCCTGGTGAGGGAACCTTCTAGACCAGTGGgtctcaacctttctaatgccacaaCTCTTTTAATACCGTTCCTCATGTTGTgctgacccccaaccataacattaacCCATGCTTCTTCATTAATATgcattttccaatggtcttaggtgacccccgtgaaagggttgttcgatctccaaaggggttgtgacccacaagtcgagaaccactgttctagatggTTGGGAGCAGAAAGCCAGAAGCGTGGAGCAAGGCTTTGGCCCATGGGCCTGCCTGCTTGGTCTCCGGCCTGGAACCACGAGGGGCTTCTGACCAGAAGAACTATAAATTCCTCTGGTGCAGGACTAAGGTTAGGAACATTTCCTTTCGTTAGAATAAACCTTTTCCTTAAAGTACTCTTTGCCCACATGCCCTAGCTTGACTAGTTCCTCACTGAGTTGGCAAATACCAGTAGAAGTCCCAGCAACCTCCCATTGTGTTCTTTAAGGTGTAAGTGGTTAATTGTTGGGCGGTGGCGGCAAGTTGGTTTTGGATAACGTGGGTCACATGGGCTTCCCTGTTTCTGTCTTCTTCTGGGTGgtagggcagctatggaagaactagaaaaagtcctaaagagcaaaggtatacaactaagcacaaaagtcagaatcatgcaAGCAACcgtattccccattgccatgtttggatgtgagagctgagcAGTTAAGCAAATGtgcaaaaagagaataaattcatttgagatgtgatgctggagaagggtgctgagaatgccatgaacagccaaaaagaacaaataggtggCTCCTAGAACAGATCCAAGCCTGggatttccctggaggcaaagttGGCTaagctgaggctgtcgtacttcagccGCATCACGAGAAGgaacaactcactggaaaagacaatactaAAAAGTGGagggaattagaaagagaggaaggccacatgtcagatggttgatggactctattaaggaggtcacgggtacgAATCTGCAGGAACTAGGGAaagtagtggaagatagggagtcttagagatgtcttatccagagggttgccatgagtcgagattgactcaaggctgtgaagtcgaaggctttcatggccggcatccatgctttcttgtgggtttttcgggctatgtggccaaccacttccatgtcaggatgcacagggaagccattgaaatccacgaacatctggataatttcaaccggaaagaagaaaccctcaaagtgaagaaaatttggctcccagtcctgaggaatagcaaaatcagaactcagcaaatgcaaatgggaaaccactcagagtcaggggctttcccagcagataatgatccccaattagcagacactaatcctcttttgcattagcctcccagcctgaggccagccatcagcacagaacaagacacatgcaaatccctcctgcattcccaggctcacacagtacagtatatatacacccaaccttttccaggcaaagcattctctgaagatgccagccacagatgctgctggcgaaacgtcaggaagaaactcttctggaacaggccacagagcccaaaaaaccacaaaaaagcaCGACTCAAGgctgtttaacaacaacaacaacaacaaaggaggcaGAGAACCATTGCAGGGGAAAATTAATAAGGATGGAACAGGAATCCCTCCGTTCTTCCAACTGGGGcccagggaaaaggaaaagatccATATGGATGGCTATGCAAGATGGGTTTAACGCAGAGTCAACGTGTTTCCCAGCCCATCTGGTGCAAGGCTgggctcattctctctctttctctctctttccccttcagCTCTACAACATCATCCCAGGGATCATGGACTATTTGCCTGGCGCTCACCAACAGCTTTTCAAAGATATGTTGTCAGCCAAGGAGTTCATAGCCCAGAAGATCAAGGACCACAAGAACACCTTTGACCCTTTGAATACCCCCCGGGACTTCATAGATGCCTTCCTCCTCAAAATGGAGCAGGTGGGACATGGGCAAGAGGCCACAGAATAACCTTTTGGGGCCATTTGGAATTTTGACAAAGAATATCATGGGCTgtttcacaaaatggctgccaaataAGGGCTTGGCTggactcaaaatggcttccagGTGACATGCCAcagtcacaaaatggctgccctaGTGGGAAAGCACTTTCATAAAACAGACTTTTCTCATCAGACCAATTGCAAAGgctaaaataaaagtaatttagCAGAAGATAGGACCTGAGGCTCAACATCCAGATGCAGATCAAGTCTAtttgcttgggcaagtcatgatAAGCCTAATATACATAGGTGAGGAAAATCAGATAATGTGGCTAACAGTCATCTTTGGCCACTTGTGGAGAAAAAGTGGTGATAATCTAATCTGACCCTGTGTGAAAGAGTAGATTTCAGGTCACAGGAATGCTACAAAATCCCTAGGTCTCCAGCTGTGATCTTCCTCTGGAACCATGAGAGCCACTGGAATCTCTTCTTACAAATTAGATCCAAGGGTGCATTTTCCAGAGATCTCTGCCAGAATTATTACCGTTTTTTAGCTGCCCATCCTTAGATTGCAGgggaatcccattttgggagaaaggcaggatagagatccaacaaacaaacaagcactgTGTAGGATCAAATATTTAGAACAGGGGTGGAAATTGTACATCTTTCCTGGCAAACTTGGATTGCAATGTCCAGCAGCCTTAGCTAGCAGGGTCAAAACAAGAAATGATGGGAGTCACAGCACTGGTGGCACAAGGGGGCCtagtgacacagtggttaaacaCAGTGGCATTCCCCGcttgtgggagggggggggggtccctgcgGGGggtccttccatcctttcgttgGTCTGTAAAATGGgcccccagcttgttgggggcaattggcttaaagATTGTAAAGCTcttaaagagtgctgagttcacagaaaagcattatagaaatgtaaacaCTCTTGCTATTGCTCACAGTCCAAGTAGATACAGGGATCTTTCGTGACACATGGGTTTCCCATCTGCAAATTCAACAATCGCACTTTGTATTAGTTGATGGCGGTGATGTGAACACATGCTTCAGTGCATCTGCATTCACAtaaccaccattgaataatatggggcacaaaCATCCATGTTTTGGGAGAGGCAGAACTGAACCCCAGCAATTcagaggatccactgtacatgaTTCTCACCCCAATTTAGCAGGAAGACATGGATTTTACATTGAGTGCtttgaaacattactttttctgactaccattcccagaatcccccagacaacaCAGCTCTTGGTTTTGTGGCTGGTAAGAAAGCACTATGCCAGCCGTCTAGCTGTGCTATAAGTGATGTGTATTTTCATCCCTCTTCTCCCCCTTTGCAGGAGAAGACCAACCCCACGACCGAATTTACTAAGGACAATCTGATCATGACCGTCCTCGATTTATACTTTGCTGGGACAGAAACCTCCAGTACCACCCTGAGATACATCTGCATGCTTCTGCTTGAACACCCAGCAGTGGAAGGTTTGCCAGCCCTTGGACCGGTTGTGTTTCATTGCACTTATTAGTAAGAAAGAGCAGACAAGCTAGGAggggatgcagcagtttgcttttgctagggctaactgggaagggcaagattctcctcccatgagttaattgagtgcaaactacttttgaatccatttgcagcaaatgaagtaagctggggacaaagtgggaaagcgggaggaggggagagaaactggggcctggaacagaccgcccaaaaagggcagcttGCCAGTgaccttttttcctccagagagaagccgcagccgccaaaccacatggcttccctccaacggaaaaagaacccaagaaaagcgggttctttttaaggcacAGGGGCGGCGTAAaagtgcttacgtaacaatggaggcgcccatgtatacaggatgccgccattatTACACTGTACATACGTATTAgtgttagggaccatgtggtacACTGTTTAATGacagtctgtaccatgcccaaGGCATCTTTAAAGCAGTTGATAAAatgggaggacagaggattaatcgagAGTGTCCCTACCCAGTCTAGAGAATTGGAGGATGTGCTATGTTTAAAAGAAGGNNNNNNNNNNaggaaggaaggaaggaaggaaggaaggaaggaaggaaggaaggaaggaaggaaggggagaaccCACCAAAACTGGTCTTCTTTTCCTCCATCTGTTGAATGCACTTCACATCTTGACTTTGCCTTTGCTTCCAGCAAAGATCCATGAGGAAATCGACCGGGTGATCGGCCGGGAACgtccccctgccatgaaggaccGTCCTGGGATGCCCTACACAGAAGCTGTCATCCATGAAGCCCAGAGGTATCTTGACCTGCTCCCCTTTGGGATCCTCCGCATGGCAAAGAGGGACTTGGAACTGGAAGGCTTCACCATCCCAAAGGTAGCTGGGGGCCATTGAAGATACCTGGGTGATGGTGGATTTTGCAGGGGGCCCAAGGGAAGCCTTGCAACAGCCAAAACTTTGTTCTCCTGATGCATCATATTGTAGACCTTGGCATTCTTCCAGAGGGTTTAAAGGAGTGTGACATCTTGCAGTTTCGCTCCTTCGTTTGTGCTGGTTATTGCCAGTCACTGTTCCTCCTCTGACCCCTCGCTCTGATATTTTTTAACCTAGGTATTtaaatggttttgtttatttagttatacagtcagcccacccacggattcttcatccacagattcagccgtTCACTGCTTGAAAgtattcaaatacacacacacacacacacacacacacacacacacacacacacagtcagcccAACACAttcacagctttgacttttgtgaatttgattatttgtgggtttggtctctctaggaatttctagatcctccagagcaattctgcaGGAGGATGACCATAGATgcgtgttggaggacctagaagttcctagagaaaacacttctctagacatttgttggtcctccagcacaattctatcgTCCACTTCTGGCAggtgttgatcatagagttgtgctggaggacctagagattcctagagaggtgttgcctctggaaataaataaataaataaatagtaatttcTTATTTGAAGATTTTcactttcgggggggggggggtgtgtaccattttattaccccactgtatttaatgggacttagtttccatggattttggggtgTCCGGGAACCAACCCCTGGCGGATATCAAGGGCTTGTTGTATTATTattcatctgtctatctatctatctatctatctatctatctagtgctgtagatttgcacagcgctgtacataaatccAGCCATGTATATTTactttaatctatgttgtacccagCCTTGAGCCTTGAAAAGAAGCAggtaagaaattaataataataataataataataatagcaacaatgaTAATAGTTGTAAGCTTTCAATAATCTCTCTCTTAGCAGCCGCTTGCAGACTCTCACACTGCTGTTGCCTTCTGTGTTTCTTCCAAAAGGGAGCTTCTATTTTCCCAATGCTGACCTCTGTTCTCCACGacgaaaagcaatttaaaagtcCATTTCGTTTTGACCCGGGACATTTCTTGGATGAAAAGGGAGATTTCAAGAAGAATGGAGCCGACGTCCCTTTCTCTGCAGGTATGAAGAAGAATGGCTGGATTTGATGGAAAGGGGGAGCCAATATTTGGAAAAGAGaccaaaaaggttttttttaaaatgttgggaaCTCTATGCAGACAATTCTCCATGACAAGAAATCTTTGCAGTGTAGGATTTATTCTATGGAGGGAAATCCTGCATAGGATCTTTTGAACTGAAAACagtctttctgcttccctctcctccagggaagAGGAACTGCCTTGGCGAAGGACTGGCGCGGATGGAGCTCTTCCTATACCTCACCACCATCCTGCAGAGCTTCCACATCAAGTACCCCCCCGGGAGTCACCAAAATCGACCTCACGCCAGGCGTCAGTGGCTTCATGAACATCCCACGCCAAATCCCCTTCTGCTTCTCCCCACGCTAAGAAACCCACTCTTTGCTCTGATCAAGATCTCATGGAGTCCTCTCATAGTTGGGACGTACCCTAAAAAGGGCCATgtattccaaccccattctgccatgcagggactctcaaacAAAGCATTCCCGAACTCTCAAAAGCATCTGTTTTAAGACCTCCGAGAAGGGAGACTCCGCCACAtgctgaggcagcatcttccactgttggaacatctctgaccatcaggaagttcctcctgggATTttggcagaatctcttttcttacagcttgcatccattgctctgtgtcctattctctggagcagcaggaaacaagcttgctccatcctcaatgtgacactccttcaaatatttaaacagggctattgtatcacctcttaaccttctcttctcaaggctaaacatccccagctccctaagtctatgctcatagggctttatgattTCCAGGCCTGTCATCATTTtggtgctccagtttctcaacatcctgctgctccagagcaatggatgcaagctataagaaaagagattccagctcaacattaggaggaacttcctgagagtaagggctgtttgacagtggaacacattcctttctcagagtgtggtggagtctccttctttggaggtttttaagcaaagtctggatggccatctgtcaatggggatgctttgatggagagttcctgcatggcagaagaagggagttggactggatcagggcccttcttggggttctcttccaactaactctaggattctaggattcttttttaaatttaggtgcccagaactggacacaggattattccaagtgaggcctgaccaaagcagaatagagtggcactattagttcccttgatctagacactaaacttctattgatgcagcctagaatcgcattttAGCTCTCCTTGGTGTATATCCTGCCCTTTCAATTACAAGATTTATGTAACACAGCTATACTTCCTTGTCTCTCCTCCTCTGTGCCCACTTGGACATGGCCATCTCTTGCTCTCTGATCGCAGCCATCTTGCCTTCTCTTCTTGGCTAGAAGGTGGAAAGCAGGCCCTGATTCTATTGCAGCCAAACAGTAttgtagcagcagaaaacgaaAAACCACACCAGCAAAATACCCAGCTGttgatattggcaatgcacttaCCCCTTTTCCACACTCACAAGGAAACTCACAGACATAGTtgttcatccaaagttctggaggctttatcTTCAGGTCCTTTATGTACAATGTAATAGACACCGACTCTCCGTCCACGTCCAACCAACTCCTCCAACTGCTCCAAACCAATCCAACTGACTTTAGCCAAGGGTCTAATTAGGGGAATTGATTATTAGCTCAATATTGTGAGATGGACCGTctacaacagccctgcaaggtcGTCTCCCGTTGTGTATATGGAGCATACCAGGGAATCCAATAAATGGAGCACAAGCAGAAATTTCTAAGTAAAGTTCACTTTATCAATATAGGGGAGAAACATACGCAATTCACTAACACACTCTcactcatacaaggctcaggaaaagcagaggTTAGCGTTGAATAGGATTTCAGGCATcgctggggtgatacgtaccagaatgtagactccctctaggaatccaaatggaaagtGATGGGTGGCaggaggctcagccatggaattaCTGgtcaggagccaggagccaggtcagggttcaaggggacagagcttccccctgaaatccagactggcccagagAACAGGCAAATCCAGGAGTTCTTATAGGGGCAAAAGGCCCATTGCTGGCAAAGGTGTTTCATTACTTTCTTTACACCTGGATGACTAGGTCTTATTGTCTTTTAGGCTTAATCTGCTTGGACAATAGACTTGAGGAGGGGACAAGCACCTCGGGGAAGGCAAACATTGCTCTTCTTGGGCAATAGGATAATCCCATTTGCAACTCCCTAGACTATCTAGAATGACAATGGCTGTGCCTTTGTATATGTCCACTCGCCTGGCTCTTAATGGCGGACAGGCAACTAGAGTTCATCTGGGGTCATCatgggctatcatttataccaaaatttatatacaTTATATAGAGGGCAGCATGGGTAACAGACCAGTCTCTTGGTTCCCCTTATTTGGGGGGGTGGTTCTGGCCATCAGTCTGTGCCCCATAGCTTTCTGCAGCTGTGGCCTTTGCAAGTATGTGCCCATCACTCAGCAGGCTGCAGTTGTCACACACAATACACTTGCCACTCAAatatattttttccctttgtttcatgcacagtgACTCCAAGAGATTCTTCTTTCCTGAGTCCAGGGGCAGTGGCAGATGGGGCTCCCATGGCAGAGGCACCATGAACCCACTCTGGGCTCCACAGCGGTTTTCCAGTGGATAATCCTATTCCTAACTAGGTCCAACACTTGGATAGGTCCTTTGTGTTGGGAATTAAGGTTCCCAGGGTGCCATGAAAGCTCGAACTGATAGGAATCAGCTTTCTTCAGCAGAGTGCAGGAATGTGCCCCAGTCGGATGGTGCTTCCACTGAGAACCGAAACCTTCTCAAATCAGCAAGATTGGCTGTTTCCGGTTGCAGACTTCGGAAGTTTACTAATGGTTTTGTGTTTACATTTGCACAGGGGAGCCTTCTTCCTAACTAGCCAATGAATGGTTTTTAGATGGTTTTAAAGGTTCTatgtttttattgtcatctttttaaaaagctttttaccTTGATCTGCCTTGGGTTCCTTCTGGGGGAAAgacggaatacaaataaataaaaaagataaaaataaaggtTGAAAAAGGAGCCTGGGTCTTTTCATTCGCCCTCTTGGTGCTCCAAAAAGGTAGAGTAAAGGAGAGAAGTAAGGCTAAGAGAGGAGAGGAACACtactccagccctgaagccagagcCAGAAGCCAGctccccacaccattgggaccCTCAACAGCAGGCAGAGGCAGGCAGAGGCAGAGCAGAGGCAGAGCAgaggcaaggcaaaggcaaaggcaaggcagcagcagctgaggaaaagGGCATGGCCTGGGCTGCTGTTGCCGGAGCGGCTCCTTGGGCTTTTCCATCCCTGCACAGCTGCTCCTTAACCCCAAGGCTGCTGCCAACGGAGTCCACCCAGCGCTGCATCCAGGCTGAGGGAGACTGAGGAACACCTGGGCCAAGCGGGGAGGGGCGTGTCGGTGGCAGAGACACGCCCATAAAGCCAGTCGCTGGTGAACCTCCTTCgtccccccccacccctcccGGCCCCAAGggattgtttgttgttgctggtgtTGCCGGAGCGGCTCCTTGGCTTTTCCATCCCTGCACAGCTGCGCATTAACCCAAGGTTGCTGCCAATGGAGTCCATTGCTGCAACAGCGCAACTGCGCATCATCGCCGGAGGGGCAAGAGGTGGGATCTTATTAGCTGTGTCTGCAGCAGAGGAATGACTTGTGCGGTAGTCATCTTCTGCTGTGGTATTTTAGCTTTGTTGGGAAGGGATTATATGGACATGGGGGGCCTTCAGCTTGATGTGTGACGGGAGGTGATGCTGGGTTAagcggggctcctattggagtagtgtggg from Sceloporus undulatus isolate JIND9_A2432 ecotype Alabama chromosome 6, SceUnd_v1.1, whole genome shotgun sequence carries:
- the LOC121933137 gene encoding cytochrome P450 2C19-like isoform X3 codes for the protein MDLLGTSTVFLVLCLVLLLAWRKVEAKRRNFPPGPMPLPFIGNLLQLTGKNISAQLRKLSEIYGSVFTVYFGSERTVVIYGYSAVKKVLVDNGDDFLNRGSFPSAEKTNKGFGVGMSNGERWVQIRRFSLMTMRNFGMGKKGIEERIQEEAEYLVKELRDRKGQPFNPATLFSGATGNVISHILFGERFDYQDKDFVRILRLLTDSLRLESSIAGQLYNIIPGIMDYLPGAHQQLFKDMLSAKEFIAQKIKDHKNTFDPLNTPRDFIDAFLLKMEQEKTNPTTEFTKDNLIMTVLDLYFAGTETSSTTLRYICMLLLEHPAVEAKIHEEIDRVIGRERPPAMKDRPGMPYTEAVIHEAQRYLDLLPFGILRMAKRDLELEGFTIPKGASIFPMLTSVLHDEKQFKSPFRFDPGHFLDEKGDFKKNGADVPFSAGKRNCLGEGLARMELFLYLTTILQSFHIKYPPGSHQNRPHARLTPRDSSFLSPGAVADGAPMAEAP
- the LOC121933137 gene encoding cytochrome P450 2C15-like isoform X2, yielding MDFSEGPRVSSLSAAEERKRQSCHNGSFGDQHRLLGALLGPPFGLEESGGQEEKLSSWSNASPLHWEPLAADREKYFSATEKGVGMSNGERWVQIRRFSLMTMRNFGMGKKGIEERIQEEAEYLVKELRDRKGQPFNPATLFSGATGNVISHILFGERFDYQDKDFVRILRLLTDSLRLESSIAGQLYNIIPGIMDYLPGAHQQLFKDMLSAKEFIAQKIKDHKNTFDPLNTPRDFIDAFLLKMEQEKTNPTTEFTKDNLIMTVLDLYFAGTETSSTTLRYICMLLLEHPAVEAKIHEEIDRVIGRERPPAMKDRPGMPYTEAVIHEAQRYLDLLPFGILRMAKRDLELEGFTIPKGASIFPMLTSVLHDEKQFKSPFRFDPGHFLDEKGDFKKNGADVPFSAGKRNCLGEGLARMELFLYLTTILQSFHIKYPPGSHQNRPHARLTPRDSSFLSPGALADGGSHGRGTMNPLWAPQRFPMGWILFLTRSNTLDRSFVLGIKVSQGAMKARTDRNQLSSAE
- the LOC121933137 gene encoding cytochrome P450 2C15-like isoform X7, with the protein product MSNGERWVQIRRFSLMTMRNFGMGKKGIEERIQEEAEYLVKELRDRKGQPFNPATLFSGATGNVISHILFGERFDYQDKDFVRILRLLTDSLRLESSIAGQLYNIIPGIMDYLPGAHQQLFKDMLSAKEFIAQKIKDHKNTFDPLNTPRDFIDAFLLKMEQEKTNPTTEFTKDNLIMTVLDLYFAGTETSSTTLRYICMLLLEHPAVEAKIHEEIDRVIGRERPPAMKDRPGMPYTEAVIHEAQRYLDLLPFGILRMAKRDLELEGFTIPKGASIFPMLTSVLHDEKQFKSPFRFDPGHFLDEKGDFKKNGADVPFSAGKRNCLGEGLARMELFLYLTTILQSFHIKYPPGSHQNRPHARLTPRDSSFLSPGALADGGSHGRGTMNPLWAPQRFPMGWILFLTRSNTLDRSFVLGIKVSQGAMKARTDRNQLSSAE